The Paracholeplasma brassicae genome contains a region encoding:
- a CDS encoding GNAT family N-acetyltransferase, with protein sequence MKLVLYETKYEADFLSLKVQKESEKFIESQKDTLKAYHEMAYDIAWKIYLFQLEDEFVGYLMVGLNSMGDLFLDRFLMDYRYEKKGYGRLFFKLFKDTISSDYPGVADLFLSVNVKNERAIRFYEQQGFVKTNYLDGNDPIYQLKIKKCV encoded by the coding sequence ATGAAATTAGTTTTATATGAAACAAAGTACGAAGCGGACTTTTTGTCATTAAAGGTTCAAAAGGAATCAGAAAAATTCATTGAGAGTCAGAAAGACACATTAAAGGCGTACCATGAAATGGCCTATGATATCGCATGGAAAATCTATCTGTTTCAATTAGAAGACGAATTTGTTGGCTATTTAATGGTAGGGTTGAATTCAATGGGGGATTTATTTTTAGATCGCTTTTTAATGGATTATCGATATGAGAAAAAAGGCTATGGACGCTTATTTTTTAAATTGTTTAAAGATACAATTAGTAGCGATTATCCAGGTGTGGCAGATTTGTTTTTAAGTGTCAATGTGAAAAACGAAAGAGCCATTCGTTTTTATGAACAACAAGGTTTTGTAAAAACAAACTACCTAGATGGCAATGATCCAATCTATCAACTTAAGATAAAAAAATGTGTATAA
- a CDS encoding GGDEF domain-containing protein produces the protein MQQLLNESIGLFSIIFLLILLILINIRKEIHKFSSRLLVFVVAYLTILISLDVFLDLVRAGSIILDINVSYLFFTLELFLPPIIAGMIVSYFDYKLLGNLSRIIKRHYYMHFLYVIIGLSFLNYFYPLFFIINNETGLYERAPYYYLMFLGNYLMYGYIFLILIKSRRFIEFKPILMAVLFFILPIMGSILEMLEVTDSFTWPLMGLACLFIYVYLETTTGTKDFLTNLYTRQTLDDYLKFMIEKKKDFTLLMIDLDKFKNLNDEQGHHMGDLVLKEFSKMLQETYDEKMIARLGGDEFIVIIEKEKDIVKLSNDLQQKLKAHPRKFMKQIRFSYGYERYIEALTMDKLFMKVDQRLYQQKEEKKSRYYHQRY, from the coding sequence ATGCAACAACTTCTAAATGAAAGTATTGGGTTGTTTTCAATTATATTCTTACTGATTCTTTTAATTTTGATCAATATACGTAAAGAGATTCACAAGTTTTCTTCAAGACTACTTGTTTTTGTTGTGGCGTATTTGACGATACTGATTTCTTTGGATGTTTTTCTTGATTTAGTTAGAGCGGGTTCAATAATATTAGATATAAACGTGTCTTATTTGTTTTTCACATTAGAACTATTTTTACCACCAATCATCGCAGGCATGATTGTTAGTTATTTTGACTACAAACTCTTAGGGAATTTATCACGAATCATTAAAAGGCATTACTACATGCACTTTTTATACGTCATCATTGGGTTGTCATTTCTTAATTATTTTTACCCGCTGTTTTTCATCATCAATAACGAGACCGGCTTATATGAACGCGCACCTTATTATTATCTGATGTTCCTTGGTAATTATTTGATGTACGGTTATATTTTTTTGATTTTAATTAAAAGTCGCAGGTTCATTGAATTTAAACCCATTTTAATGGCGGTCTTGTTTTTTATTCTACCGATTATGGGGTCTATCTTAGAGATGTTAGAGGTCACTGACAGTTTTACTTGGCCACTAATGGGTCTTGCGTGTTTGTTTATCTACGTTTATCTAGAAACAACCACAGGGACCAAAGACTTTCTAACGAATTTGTACACAAGGCAAACCTTAGACGACTACTTGAAGTTCATGATTGAAAAGAAAAAAGATTTCACATTATTGATGATTGATTTGGATAAGTTTAAAAATCTAAACGACGAACAAGGCCATCACATGGGTGACTTGGTGTTAAAAGAGTTTTCAAAAATGCTACAAGAAACCTATGACGAAAAAATGATTGCAAGACTTGGTGGGGATGAGTTCATCGTGATTATTGAAAAAGAAAAAGACATTGTCAAACTCTCAAATGATCTACAACAAAAGCTAAAAGCGCATCCACGTAAATTCATGAAACAAATTCGTTTTTCTTATGGGTATGAGCGCTACATTGAAGCTTTAACGATGGATAAGTTATTCATGAAGGTCGACCAACGTCTCTACCAACAAAAAGAAGAAAAGAAATCCAGATATTATCATCAACGCTATTAG
- a CDS encoding InlB B-repeat-containing protein, producing the protein MRKTVITLLLGLFLFVASMPILASNNFTVEIETYLDNTQKGNPSPGIPNKRRGEKITFSKSGPSDYDFAFYAVNGVIRDDLPEDYQFTVRSNLKITAIFHKANRGGSSLEHVVVFADSNGHILDVTYVIPGASVTEPANLPSKPNMVHSNPKWKTTSGITSLDDISSSRVYFLQYSVSEVSTFTVTTNAETNKTNYEYNEVATLTANLENEGVPFSHYEDAKGHVLSTNRIYKFTVFKDITVNAVYGNEKPSTPLVNMSDTLSLRGDNTTSYVGQFELSSGYELIEYGFVISRSSDVLTLESLGAKVIASNVHNGETREFLRTFENDAYNSIRAYLIVLNTNGEEAVEEVIYSENYKRTPESIGEAGTYSAGFDGISKASYAKADVIVNDISWTLDEALVAADDPLKIGTHSVRSKGQIYTNSGFSGITNITFKAAIYGSDDPNSVLVSVSNDGINWVDVTDALVGNTLSSELQDYSLNLTNSSLFNESTLSTSELLRVKLEVAVLGERINIDEINIMFDAFNGPIHEIKYNVDGVVTEEMIANNGSITYEPTKEDHDFVGWYYLDAENNQVDFSGPIIQSRTLYAKFEIQSRTITFHYNGADGGQMPATQVVQIGSQAVLPIPTRTGYVFLGWFNESLTTEYDDPYKMPTINRNMYAKWEQTDEGKVLDDLNSISLPSVITEATTLDLIDIGTNGSTITWSSSNETLINPISGVVTLPTDENTEVILTATGVFNGVERSKTFVITVNKQGSSAVQKEITYKFKSKSWEATSSIDGGDETAENWTLVKAGNGFATQGIQVSTGASGAKGTSKSIDNIVAIEVIYATNASKGKGTIEVSIGSSIVQTYMVTTVGGVTPRSAGIVSIDNLSGAVSIEVTTTTNSIYINSIIITYLD; encoded by the coding sequence GTGAGAAAGACAGTTATTACACTATTACTCGGTTTATTTTTATTCGTTGCAAGTATGCCAATCTTGGCAAGCAACAATTTCACAGTGGAGATTGAAACGTATTTAGACAACACGCAAAAAGGCAATCCCTCCCCAGGGATACCAAACAAACGACGTGGTGAAAAAATTACATTTTCGAAATCTGGTCCTAGTGACTATGATTTCGCATTTTACGCTGTCAATGGTGTCATCCGAGATGATTTACCAGAAGACTATCAGTTCACAGTTCGCTCGAATCTAAAGATTACCGCAATCTTTCATAAAGCCAATCGTGGCGGTAGTTCGCTTGAACATGTGGTTGTGTTTGCAGATTCCAATGGCCATATACTTGATGTGACTTATGTCATACCAGGTGCAAGTGTAACAGAACCTGCAAATCTTCCAAGTAAACCAAACATGGTTCACTCAAACCCTAAGTGGAAAACAACCAGTGGGATTACTTCACTTGATGATATTAGCTCAAGCCGTGTTTACTTCTTACAGTATTCAGTTAGCGAAGTTTCTACCTTTACAGTTACAACTAACGCAGAGACTAATAAAACAAACTATGAATATAACGAAGTAGCAACCCTAACTGCGAACCTAGAAAACGAAGGCGTACCTTTTAGTCATTATGAAGATGCTAAAGGGCATGTCTTATCGACTAACCGTATTTACAAGTTCACAGTGTTTAAAGACATTACTGTTAATGCGGTTTATGGTAATGAAAAACCATCAACACCATTAGTCAATATGTCTGATACGTTATCACTAAGAGGTGATAACACAACCTCATACGTTGGTCAATTTGAACTGTCAAGTGGCTATGAACTTATTGAATATGGGTTCGTTATCTCAAGAAGTAGTGATGTCTTAACGCTAGAATCATTAGGCGCTAAGGTCATTGCTTCAAACGTTCACAATGGTGAAACAAGAGAGTTCCTTAGAACCTTTGAAAATGACGCTTACAACAGTATTAGAGCTTACTTGATTGTCTTAAACACTAATGGCGAAGAGGCAGTTGAAGAAGTTATTTATAGTGAGAATTATAAGAGAACACCTGAGTCAATTGGAGAAGCAGGGACTTATTCAGCAGGTTTTGATGGAATCAGTAAGGCAAGTTATGCAAAAGCTGATGTCATAGTGAATGATATTTCTTGGACTTTAGATGAGGCATTAGTTGCTGCGGATGATCCATTAAAAATAGGAACACACTCTGTTCGTTCTAAAGGACAAATTTACACGAACAGCGGTTTTTCAGGAATAACTAACATAACGTTTAAAGCAGCAATTTATGGTAGTGATGATCCAAATAGTGTCTTAGTAAGTGTTTCAAACGACGGGATTAATTGGGTAGATGTAACCGATGCTTTGGTAGGAAACACTCTTTCCTCGGAACTACAAGACTATTCTTTAAACTTAACTAATTCAAGTTTATTTAATGAGTCAACATTGTCCACATCAGAATTACTTAGGGTCAAACTTGAAGTTGCTGTATTAGGTGAAAGAATTAACATCGATGAGATTAATATAATGTTTGATGCTTTCAACGGACCAATCCACGAAATCAAGTACAATGTCGATGGTGTTGTTACAGAAGAAATGATTGCAAATAACGGTAGCATCACATATGAACCTACCAAGGAAGATCATGATTTTGTTGGTTGGTACTATTTGGATGCTGAAAATAACCAAGTAGATTTTAGTGGTCCTATTATTCAGTCAAGAACGTTGTATGCAAAATTTGAAATACAATCAAGGACCATTACATTCCATTATAATGGTGCTGATGGTGGACAAATGCCTGCAACACAGGTCGTTCAAATCGGATCACAGGCCGTTCTGCCAATACCAACAAGAACAGGTTATGTTTTCTTAGGGTGGTTTAATGAAAGTTTAACAACTGAGTACGATGATCCATATAAGATGCCTACAATCAACAGAAATATGTATGCAAAATGGGAACAAACAGATGAAGGAAAAGTTTTAGATGACCTAAACTCAATCAGTCTGCCAAGTGTTATTACTGAAGCCACGACATTAGATTTGATAGATATAGGTACTAATGGATCAACAATTACATGGAGCTCTTCAAATGAAACTCTAATTAACCCAATAAGTGGTGTAGTTACACTTCCTACTGATGAAAATACAGAAGTAATTTTAACTGCTACTGGAGTGTTCAATGGTGTTGAAAGAAGTAAAACATTTGTGATAACGGTAAACAAACAAGGTTCTTCAGCAGTTCAAAAAGAAATAACATATAAATTTAAATCAAAATCATGGGAAGCAACTTCATCGATTGATGGCGGAGATGAGACTGCAGAAAATTGGACTTTGGTTAAGGCTGGTAATGGATTTGCTACTCAAGGAATTCAGGTTTCAACTGGCGCTTCTGGTGCAAAAGGGACTTCTAAGTCAATCGATAACATAGTCGCAATTGAAGTTATATATGCCACAAACGCATCTAAAGGTAAGGGAACAATAGAAGTGTCAATTGGCTCATCCATTGTTCAAACTTATATGGTAACGACAGTTGGCGGAGTAACACCAAGATCTGCGGGAATTGTTTCGATTGATAATCTTTCTGGTGCTGTTAGCATTGAAGTTACAACAACTACAAATTCAATATATATCAATAGTATAATTATTACCTACTTGGACTAG
- a CDS encoding helix-turn-helix domain-containing protein → MSRTPRFSKETKIKAIKAYQTGIKSMLEIACELGCDVSSVKQWVRNYESMGSMAFEDKPRNQSYMKSFKLEVIKAYHDGKGSYAELAKQYQITSDSMIKSWVSKYNRHNEIKAYDPKGYVYMAKSRKVSYEEKLDIVKWTIEHNFEYKLAAEKFETAYSQVYNWVRKYNVEGEAGLKDERGKRKPVENLSEIEKLKREVELLRRKNERLEMEAEVIKKFQEIERRDILARSAKKPNTKR, encoded by the coding sequence ATGTCAAGAACACCAAGATTCAGTAAAGAAACAAAAATCAAAGCAATCAAAGCATATCAAACAGGAATCAAGTCAATGTTAGAAATCGCATGTGAATTAGGATGTGACGTATCCAGTGTTAAACAATGGGTCAGGAACTATGAATCGATGGGAAGTATGGCATTTGAGGATAAACCAAGAAACCAAAGTTATATGAAATCATTCAAATTAGAGGTGATTAAAGCTTACCACGATGGCAAAGGATCATACGCAGAACTGGCCAAACAATATCAAATAACATCAGACTCAATGATTAAGAGTTGGGTTTCCAAGTATAATAGACATAACGAGATCAAAGCGTATGATCCAAAGGGGTATGTTTATATGGCGAAATCAAGAAAAGTGAGTTATGAAGAAAAGTTAGATATAGTGAAATGGACGATTGAACATAACTTTGAATATAAACTCGCAGCGGAGAAGTTTGAGACAGCCTACTCACAAGTGTATAACTGGGTCAGAAAATACAACGTAGAAGGTGAAGCTGGTTTAAAGGACGAACGAGGCAAGAGAAAGCCTGTAGAGAATCTAAGTGAAATTGAGAAACTAAAACGTGAAGTTGAGCTTCTAAGACGGAAGAATGAACGTCTGGAGATGGAGGCTGAAGTCATAAAAAAATTCCAGGAGATCGAAAGGAGGGATATTTTAGCAAGATCCGCCAAGAAGCCAAATACAAAACGATAA
- a CDS encoding endonuclease, with protein sequence MNEEAILTYTVGDPFSDIIASTWCEGIDNVDETVDCEFLSHGIVNTSIAGTYILIYQATDNAGNTAELRLTVTVSDVVESNPDVLAYYSSAEGLSGNTLFLELRSIIQADMIKVSYSDARYILDEADQDPNNSNNVLTIYDRQSVLGAWDGTTYTREHVWPNSRLGVSRVSNSTKNIGTDLHNLRATIQSTNSSRSNKYFDFTTTNDAYYPGEDDKGDVARILFYMVVMYPNLDIVNVITSAMDEATYKEDGTYMAKMSVLLQWHIEDPVDDFERNRNEVIYNYQNNRNPFIDNPDYVALLWGNNPSTVSNSSQFIN encoded by the coding sequence ATGAATGAAGAAGCGATACTAACGTACACTGTAGGGGACCCTTTTAGCGATATTATTGCTTCTACATGGTGTGAGGGTATAGATAATGTTGATGAAACCGTTGATTGCGAATTTTTAAGTCACGGGATTGTTAATACATCCATAGCTGGCACCTATATATTAATTTATCAGGCAACAGATAATGCAGGAAACACCGCAGAATTAAGGCTTACCGTTACTGTGTCTGATGTTGTTGAATCAAACCCTGATGTGCTTGCTTATTATAGTAGTGCTGAGGGATTATCAGGAAACACACTATTTTTAGAATTGAGATCGATCATTCAAGCCGACATGATTAAGGTATCTTATAGTGATGCTCGTTATATTTTAGATGAAGCTGATCAAGACCCAAATAACTCGAACAATGTATTGACAATTTATGATCGTCAATCAGTTTTAGGTGCATGGGACGGAACCACTTATACAAGAGAACATGTATGGCCAAATTCTAGACTTGGAGTATCAAGAGTAAGTAATTCAACAAAGAATATCGGAACCGATTTACATAATTTAAGAGCTACCATTCAATCAACAAACAGCTCACGAAGCAACAAATATTTTGATTTTACAACAACAAATGACGCTTATTACCCTGGCGAGGATGATAAGGGTGACGTGGCTAGAATACTATTTTATATGGTAGTCATGTACCCGAATCTCGATATTGTCAATGTAATTACAAGCGCGATGGATGAAGCGACTTACAAAGAAGACGGCACTTACATGGCTAAGATGTCTGTACTTCTACAATGGCACATCGAAGACCCAGTGGATGATTTCGAACGAAATAGAAATGAAGTAATTTATAACTATCAAAACAATCGAAATCCATTCATTGATAATCCGGATTATGTTGCTTTACTGTGGGGAAATAATCCTTCTACAGTATCAAATTCAAGTCAGTTCATTAATTAA
- the htpG gene encoding molecular chaperone HtpG: MKKTNQFKTESKKLLHLMTHSIYTQKEIFLRELISNSSDAIDKRHYLSLTDEQVGSADYKIIITLNKDEHTISIKDNGIGFTEEELIENLGTIAQSGSKSFMEKLDSKDVDIIGQFGVGFYSSFIVSDEVVVKTKSPYSDMGYLWRSNGVDTYTIEAIDKEEVGTEIILYLRKDEEENEENEEKFSQFLEDYEIKSLVKKYSDYVRYPIYLASDLENTLNQMTPIWKKDKNEITDEALNAFYKHQFNDYEEPLKTIHTKVEGLLEYQALLFIPKRPPYDFYSESYEKGLQLYSKGVFIQDKNKDLISDHFKFVKGLVDSSDLSLNISRELLQHDKQLKKIQQNLDKKIKSELERMLESERELYVSFYEAYKNTLKYGIYNQFGLNKDLLQDLLLFKTSQSDDYITLKEYVSRKKENQKDIYYATGKTKQAIMNLPQMDVMKEEGFEVLFFTDEIDEFMIQVMMKYEDMNFKSIQTADLDVASDKKKKEIDKKEKEAKDILGAIKGALNDKVSDVKLSRRLKDAPVCLVSGEGISLEMEKVLKQMPNQSDVKASKILEINPDHPIFVQLKQVFENDATKLDKYASILYHQALLIEGYPIEDPSEFAKNLTDLMLEKM, from the coding sequence ATGAAAAAAACAAATCAATTCAAAACCGAGTCAAAGAAGCTACTTCATTTAATGACTCATTCGATTTACACACAAAAAGAAATCTTTTTAAGGGAACTTATTTCCAATAGTAGTGACGCAATTGACAAAAGACACTATTTGTCTTTAACCGATGAACAAGTAGGCTCTGCGGACTATAAAATCATCATCACGTTAAACAAAGACGAACACACCATATCGATTAAGGATAATGGGATTGGGTTTACCGAAGAAGAGTTAATTGAAAACCTAGGAACCATTGCCCAAAGTGGATCAAAATCATTTATGGAAAAACTAGACAGTAAAGACGTCGATATCATTGGTCAATTTGGGGTTGGGTTTTATTCTTCCTTCATCGTATCCGATGAGGTTGTTGTAAAAACAAAGAGCCCTTATTCAGATATGGGGTACTTATGGCGTTCTAATGGCGTTGACACCTATACGATTGAAGCGATAGATAAAGAAGAAGTAGGTACTGAAATCATCTTATACCTCAGAAAAGATGAAGAAGAAAACGAAGAGAATGAAGAGAAGTTTAGCCAGTTCTTAGAAGACTATGAGATTAAGAGTTTGGTTAAAAAATATTCTGACTACGTTAGATACCCAATCTATTTAGCATCGGACTTAGAAAACACACTCAACCAAATGACACCAATTTGGAAAAAAGATAAGAATGAAATTACCGATGAGGCTTTAAATGCGTTTTATAAACATCAGTTTAATGATTACGAAGAACCGTTAAAGACGATACACACAAAAGTCGAAGGGTTGTTAGAGTATCAAGCATTACTATTTATTCCAAAACGCCCACCGTATGATTTTTACAGTGAATCCTATGAAAAAGGCTTGCAACTTTACTCTAAGGGTGTTTTTATCCAAGACAAGAATAAGGATCTCATCAGCGATCACTTTAAGTTTGTTAAAGGCTTAGTTGATTCGAGTGATTTATCATTAAACATCTCAAGAGAGTTGTTACAACACGACAAGCAATTAAAGAAAATCCAACAAAACTTAGATAAAAAAATCAAGAGTGAATTAGAACGTATGCTTGAAAGCGAAAGAGAATTATACGTGAGTTTTTATGAAGCTTATAAAAACACACTCAAGTATGGGATTTACAACCAGTTTGGTTTAAATAAAGACTTACTTCAAGACTTACTCTTATTTAAGACGAGTCAAAGTGATGACTACATTACCTTAAAAGAATACGTCAGTCGTAAGAAAGAAAATCAAAAAGACATTTATTACGCAACCGGTAAAACCAAACAAGCCATCATGAATCTACCACAAATGGATGTGATGAAAGAAGAAGGGTTTGAAGTGTTATTCTTCACCGATGAAATCGATGAATTCATGATTCAAGTCATGATGAAATACGAAGACATGAACTTTAAGTCGATCCAAACCGCTGATTTGGATGTGGCGAGCGACAAAAAGAAAAAAGAAATCGATAAGAAAGAAAAAGAAGCCAAAGACATCTTAGGTGCCATTAAAGGCGCACTTAATGACAAAGTCAGTGACGTGAAGTTATCAAGACGTCTAAAAGACGCACCGGTGTGCTTAGTCTCTGGTGAAGGCATCTCACTTGAAATGGAAAAAGTACTAAAACAAATGCCAAATCAAAGTGACGTTAAGGCATCGAAAATCTTAGAGATTAATCCAGATCACCCAATTTTTGTTCAGTTAAAACAAGTCTTTGAGAATGACGCAACCAAACTTGATAAATACGCAAGTATCTTATACCATCAAGCACTATTGATTGAAGGTTATCCAATTGAAGATCCTAGCGAGTTTGCTAAAAACTTAACGGATTTAATGTTAGAAAAGATGTAA
- a CDS encoding IS3 family transposase, with amino-acid sequence MLCEILLIVRSSYYKWLKHEETNEEKINHELSQLILEYHDEFKGILGYRRMTLWINKRNQTNYNVKRIRRLMKKLGVSSVIRRVRKGYIKVRPEITAENVLNRQFEANNPNEKWLTDVTEFKVIGSNTKLYLSAIIDLCDTSIISYKMGISNNNQLVNETFEKAFQLNPEAKPMVHSDRGYQYTNKVFQKKLTSRSMTVSMSRVGRCIDNGPMESFWGTLKSEMYYLTQFHDINQLKVAIDQYIQFYNKQRYQEKLKGLTPMEFRNQALKIESVI; translated from the coding sequence GTGTTATGTGAAATCCTTTTGATTGTTCGTAGCAGCTATTATAAGTGGTTAAAACATGAAGAAACAAATGAAGAAAAGATTAATCATGAGTTATCTCAATTGATTCTTGAATATCATGATGAGTTTAAAGGTATCTTAGGCTATAGACGGATGACTTTATGGATTAATAAGCGGAATCAAACGAACTATAATGTAAAACGCATCAGACGATTGATGAAGAAATTAGGTGTATCGTCGGTTATCCGTAGAGTGCGTAAGGGGTATATTAAAGTAAGACCAGAGATCACAGCAGAGAATGTCTTAAACAGACAATTTGAGGCTAATAATCCCAATGAGAAATGGTTAACAGACGTTACCGAGTTCAAGGTGATTGGATCGAATACTAAGTTATACTTAAGTGCCATCATCGATCTGTGTGATACCAGTATTATCAGTTACAAAATGGGTATATCGAATAATAACCAACTGGTAAATGAAACCTTCGAGAAAGCATTCCAACTTAATCCGGAAGCCAAACCGATGGTACACAGTGACCGCGGGTATCAATATACGAATAAAGTGTTTCAAAAGAAGCTCACTTCTAGAAGCATGACAGTCAGTATGTCTAGAGTTGGTAGGTGTATTGATAATGGACCGATGGAGAGTTTTTGGGGTACACTTAAATCAGAAATGTACTATTTAACCCAGTTTCACGACATCAATCAACTCAAAGTAGCGATTGATCAATACATCCAGTTTTATAATAAACAAAGGTACCAAGAAAAACTAAAAGGCTTAACTCCGATGGAATTTCGGAATCAAGCCTTAAAAATTGAATCAGTTATTTAA
- a CDS encoding sensor domain-containing diguanylate cyclase — MKRHIRLMPILIMLSYVLFFSLLIVFDRSSNEKLTIETVNRYDDTLIINGTPYEKYPEKIESKLPIEIDLDMTTFKDEDFLLLRTSLQDLFVYIDGVLVYSKSFNNENHPYASLWHVIEISEGETLTLVVYSPYESMNGLINDIHYGTLSEIYAYIFQSHGLQFLMGILLNIIGLFIIVISFMYYKNERSNYVYFGITLLLISYWIVSESRLLQFIIGSPDVLGSLSYITLGIISIPMLYFFKLSSLKKYDLVLNVMISVSLFVTVMMLVLQFSGLAGYFESVIFAHITMILEFIVVVGLLLYEWLKKQSNEAKKSVRVLGVFLIFVLAEFIYFLIGRFNYTSWFVIVGFLFVSVFMLYDYLKYINVYTKKVYEASALEKLAYTDYLTGANNRLSFEKRLEENLQSIEKNLYLFYFDLDHLKEINDTYGHNVGDEAIIQAYGVITQVFQKNNCFRIGGDEFSCVLMNLDEASLNDKIVSLKEGVTELNLKSHYQIDVSIGYAMTTNEMKSQALMKLADDQMYENKRNKRR, encoded by the coding sequence ATGAAAAGACATATAAGATTGATGCCTATTTTAATCATGTTAAGCTATGTATTGTTTTTTTCATTGCTGATTGTTTTCGATCGTTCTTCTAATGAAAAACTCACCATCGAAACGGTGAATCGTTACGATGATACCTTAATCATTAATGGCACACCTTATGAGAAATACCCAGAAAAAATTGAGTCAAAACTTCCAATTGAGATCGACTTAGATATGACGACGTTTAAAGACGAGGATTTTCTTCTACTGAGAACTTCCCTACAAGATTTGTTTGTCTATATTGATGGTGTGTTGGTGTATAGTAAATCGTTTAATAACGAAAATCACCCGTACGCTTCTTTATGGCACGTCATAGAGATTAGTGAAGGAGAAACGCTAACGCTTGTTGTTTATAGCCCTTATGAAAGTATGAACGGACTCATCAACGACATACACTATGGCACCTTATCGGAAATATACGCCTATATCTTTCAAAGTCATGGGCTACAATTCTTAATGGGGATTTTGTTAAACATCATTGGGCTATTTATCATTGTGATTAGCTTTATGTATTACAAAAACGAGCGATCTAACTACGTCTATTTCGGGATTACACTCTTACTGATTTCTTATTGGATTGTTAGTGAATCTAGACTGCTACAATTTATCATAGGTAGTCCTGATGTGCTTGGAAGCTTGTCTTACATCACACTAGGTATCATATCAATACCAATGCTTTATTTCTTTAAACTTTCCTCGTTAAAAAAATATGATCTTGTGCTTAATGTGATGATTAGTGTGAGTTTGTTTGTCACTGTGATGATGCTTGTGTTACAGTTTAGTGGCCTTGCTGGTTATTTTGAATCGGTCATTTTCGCTCATATCACGATGATATTAGAATTTATTGTGGTGGTTGGCTTACTCTTGTATGAGTGGTTAAAAAAACAAAGTAACGAAGCGAAGAAATCGGTTCGTGTGCTTGGGGTGTTTTTAATTTTTGTGTTAGCAGAATTTATTTACTTTTTAATAGGTAGATTCAATTACACCTCGTGGTTTGTTATTGTGGGTTTTTTATTTGTCTCTGTGTTCATGCTTTATGATTATTTGAAGTATATTAATGTGTATACTAAAAAAGTCTATGAAGCCAGTGCGCTTGAAAAACTAGCCTATACCGATTACTTAACGGGTGCGAATAATCGTTTGTCGTTTGAAAAAAGGTTAGAAGAGAACCTTCAGTCGATTGAAAAAAACCTATATTTGTTTTATTTTGATTTAGATCACTTAAAAGAGATTAATGATACCTACGGGCATAACGTCGGTGATGAGGCGATCATCCAGGCGTATGGGGTAATTACACAGGTCTTTCAAAAAAATAACTGCTTTCGGATTGGTGGGGATGAGTTTAGCTGTGTTTTGATGAACTTAGATGAGGCCTCATTAAATGACAAAATCGTGAGTTTAAAAGAAGGCGTCACCGAGTTGAATCTAAAAAGTCATTACCAAATTGACGTTAGCATTGGTTATGCGATGACAACAAATGAAATGAAGAGTCAAGCGCTCATGAAACTCGCAGACGATCAAATGTATGAAAATAAACGAAATAAACGACGATAA